A window of Ignavibacteriales bacterium contains these coding sequences:
- a CDS encoding tail fiber domain-containing protein, producing MKKSIFFLLIFFSAVISAQNIVNTLAAGGIFSIINGANTYFTVKQSTGLVGIGTNATDPRAQLEIGGTDGLLVRGTINSGTIRALGAGLRMHWYPRKGAFRVGMAETSYWDDDGTSYPKMALYSIAMGYQPRASAVASTAIGAYNQATGDYSLSLGSYSQATASHAIAIGTQAYATGIYSIAIGSGANTNGRDGSMVIGDDAYFQTAYSAADNQLTMRFIGGYRLWSSYPDSTSGVYMRHGQSGWSNYCDRNKKENFEKIDGEWLLKKIRNIPITKWNYKKTDVNEKYIGPMAQDFYSAFQLSGTDSLGINSICIDGVNMAGVKALEERTSEMKTTMQKIIEQNEKLISENEKLKEQLSNVSKVSDELLELRKLKAELKIVKAKNEKEDVALISK from the coding sequence ATGAAGAAATCTATTTTTTTCTTGTTAATATTTTTTTCTGCAGTAATATCTGCACAAAATATTGTTAACACTCTTGCAGCCGGTGGAATTTTCTCTATTATAAATGGTGCCAATACCTATTTCACTGTTAAACAATCCACTGGTTTAGTCGGAATAGGAACCAATGCAACGGACCCACGAGCCCAGCTAGAAATTGGCGGAACAGACGGACTGCTTGTAAGAGGAACAATAAATTCCGGAACTATTCGAGCACTTGGTGCCGGTTTAAGAATGCATTGGTATCCAAGAAAAGGAGCGTTTAGAGTGGGCATGGCAGAAACATCTTATTGGGATGACGACGGCACCTCGTATCCGAAGATGGCATTGTATTCAATAGCTATGGGGTATCAGCCGCGTGCTTCAGCTGTGGCTTCTACTGCTATCGGGGCATATAATCAAGCAACCGGAGATTATTCCCTTTCTCTTGGGTCATATAGCCAGGCAACCGCATCTCATGCAATTGCCATTGGTACACAGGCATATGCTACCGGAATTTATTCTATTGCAATTGGCAGCGGTGCCAATACAAATGGTAGAGACGGCTCTATGGTTATTGGAGACGATGCATATTTTCAAACAGCATACTCTGCTGCAGACAATCAATTAACAATGCGTTTTATAGGTGGTTACCGCTTATGGAGTTCTTACCCAGATTCAACCTCGGGTGTTTATATGAGGCATGGTCAAAGCGGTTGGTCGAATTATTGTGATCGTAATAAAAAAGAAAATTTTGAAAAAATAGATGGTGAATGGCTCCTCAAAAAAATAAGAAACATACCAATTACAAAATGGAATTATAAAAAGACGGATGTTAATGAAAAGTATATAGGCCCGATGGCTCAGGATTTTTATTCTGCGTTCCAGCTAAGCGGAACGGATAGTCTTGGAATAAACTCCATATGTATAGACGGTGTAAATATGGCTGGAGTTAAGGCGCTTGAAGAAAGAACTTCCGAAATGAAAACCACAATGCAAAAAATTATTGAACAAAACGAAAAGCTTATTTCAGAAAATGAAAAGTTGAAAGAACAACTTTCGAATGTTAGTAAGGTAAGCGATGAACTTTTGGAATTGAGAAAACTGAAAGCAGAATTAAAAATTGTAAAAGCGAAAAATGAAAAGGAAGATGTTGCATTAATTTCTAAATAA
- a CDS encoding fibronectin type III domain-containing protein, protein MKKYFFLLICFVAVQWTYAQSTITINPGTSISIGTGSAVTAGYRDGTLTNAGTFNARSITFDPVATAATSVTQTSFNANWNSSVGATGYKLDVSTDPNFGTFVTGYQNLDVGNVITYSVSTNLSAGSTYYYRLRAYDIDGITGYSNVITVMMAPPNPVATAATGMTDLSFNANWNSITGATGYRLDVSTTIGFNAGTFVAGFENKDVDNVTAYSVTGLSGNSTYYYRIRAYNGSGVSSNSGTITVLTAPAASTATSASTITQTSFSANWDASAGSTGYRLDVATDAGFGAGTFVTGFQNLDVGNVITHSVNTSLLAGTTYYYRVKAYSASGTGSNSNTISLITIPPNPTTTAASNIQITSFNANWNASTGATKYYLDVSTDVGFGAGTYVTDYENKDVGNVSTFSVNTNLSGGTTYYYRVRANNAGGTSGNSGVITVLLIPPNPTAIAATAWTQTSFSANWDASTGAAKYYLDVSTNSGFAAGTFVTNYENRDVGGVTTFSVNTNLTAGTIYYYRVRANNISGTSGNSNTIDLVTIPPNPTAVAATSITEASFNANWNTSLSATGYRLDVSTDINFGIGNFVVGFLDKDVVGTSCSVTGLLANTTYYYRVRAYNGNGTSGNSGNITQLTAPAVPTATAATSITQTSFDANWDSSAGATGYRLDVSTDVGFGAGTFVTGYQNKDVGNVITFSVNTYLVEGSTYYYRVRAYSAGGTSTNSGTINLVTIPKAPIETEATAISTTSFDANWNSSASATGYRLDVSTSAGFGSFVSGYQNKDVGKVTTSSVNTNLVEGTTYYYRIRAYNTGGTSGNSGVITVSTVSTAPTANAATLIEPTRFTSNWSSVTGASGYTLDVSTDNLFGSFVTGYNNIDVGNVTSFEVTGLSRGITYYYRVRAYNVGGTSGNSNTRSVKTLSPAPIVTPATLITGTSFSANWNSATGATGYYLDVATDNIFTSFVAGFNNKDVSNVTTYSVPGLTAGNTYYYRVRTYNTSGTGMNSSTITVVTIPPAPVELAASSITNNSFAANWNSSVGAIGYYLDVATDIGFSSLVAGFSGKNIGDVTTYSVTGLSASTGYFYRVRAYNTGGTSDDSGNENPTTLANLVSIPAVTPASNIATTSFSANWNSVTGATKYYLDVSTVSDFSTFVTAWNNVDVGNVVTNSVSTNLTAGNIYYYRVRAFNASGTSGNSNKILVKTIPLAPAEQAASAVAATNFDANWSASTGATGYYLDVSTDVNFGGGNFVAGFNNRDVGNVVTYVVTGLTGSTPYYYHIRAYNTGGTSVNSGSINPTTLAGGTVIATAATTITGISFDANWNAYGGATGYRLDVSTDPGFGVGTFVIGYDDQDVNNVITFSVTGLSKGTNYYYRVKAYNGGGELGTSGTINVITLPDAPTATIASSVSEISFDANWNATTSATGYYIDVATDNGFTTFVTGFNNKYVNNVITYSITGLTGGTTYYYRVRAKNGSGTGESSSTITPLTVPHKPSTTFATALTNNSFSANWNSSIGATGYYLDVATDVGFTSFVVGFNNEDVLNVTSYSVTGLSGGTTYYYRIRAYNGSGVSNNSETFTALTLPSAPTSTSATSVAKTSFTANWNPSVGAIKYYLDVATTSNFTGGTYASGYQNLDVSSAVTFSVLGLTRGTTYYYRVRAFNSSGTSSNSDNQTVLTFPPDPNVLSATNIQSASFSANWNASTSATGYKLDVSTVSNFASFVGVYNDFDIGNFTTRSVSGLTAGNTYYYRVRSYNGSGTSDNSGTMIVLIAPAVPVATVATSLGEAGFSANWNSSNGADGYKIDVSTDVGFSSFVGGYNNRDVGSATTFSITGLNSGSTYYYQVRSYSGGRTSGNSNTITALTKPVAPVATAASSINESSFSTNWNSSTGAAKYYLDVATDNGFTSFVAGYNNKDVGNFTTSSVTGLAANTNYYYRLRSNNASGTSGNSGTINVLSAPAVPTTTAATSIINTSFNANWNSSAGAAGYRLDVSTFSNFISFVGIYNNSDVGNVTTYSVVGLSGSTTYYYRVRAYNGTGTSGNSTSINLTTAVDPSGVPTTNAATNIAQTSFSANWNAVAGAGGYRLDVSTDWNFGAGTFVTNFENRDVGNLTTYSVTGLTNGTTYYYRLRSYNVSGTSGNSGSRTVLTLPGTPTTTTATSLAATSFSANWDASTGATGYSLDVATDVGFTSFVAGFNNKDVSNVTTYSVTSLAGGTNYYYRVRAYNGSGASGNSGTITLLTLPSSPTATAATSLAETTFNANWNPVTGADGYRLDVSTDIGFGAGTFVSGYQDKDVVGGTTSVVSGLSGGTNYYYRVRAYNGSGTSTNSISITALTLSDVPTATAATSVGETSFSANWNPVTGVTKYYLDVSTDGGFGAGTFVAGYQDKDVSNVTTYSVTILSINTNYYYRVRSYNGSGTSGNSNTINVLTSPSAPTATSATSSGGSSFNSNWNTVINATKYYLDVSADAAFGAGSFETNYENKDVGNVTTFSVTDITGEITHYYRVRSSNGSGISDNSGTITVLGVPNATSATAVTQTSFSINWDPVISITGYRLDVSTDISFGAGTFVAGYQNKDVGNVTTFPISGLTPNSGYYYRVRSYDLSNTSGNSNTIIVKNLPVAPVAVNATIIKQSSFRANWNAPSGGASGYFIDVATDAGFVNYVTGYQNKVVYNVTSFVVNNIAAGTDYYYRVRAYNSWGNSDNSNIIMLITIPENPTAKAAINITSTSFTANWDDVIGANRYYLDIATDPGFSNMLDGYNNKNVANVTAFSITTVAKNTSFYYRIRSNNSTGTSSNSNTISLATLPNYAPITSGIEASPLDFTEGELPQQITATITVNDLDNLNLENAVIQITTNYQNGEDILSFTNQNGITGEWNSVNGSMTLNGTATLANYQTAIRDVKYKNVSNHPKKNVRTVNFTVNDGNINSNVSTREISITSINTPPVISNIESDPIEYKIKQSLYTLTNTIVVEDVDDDNNGSAIISITENYREGEDELVFNNQNQITGEWNSSKGILSLHGHGSVNNYQAALRTVSYRNNKIVPNKNNRTINITFNDGDDNSNSLFKGIKFTSGNIAPLLSDIEKSKINYSLNSDRVTVSDSIVISDSDDLFLQSGEVKIEEGFLVGEDVLQFEAPQNINALYNLATGTLTLSGQGDFATYQNIFRSVKYKNIKGTDATKSTKTVVFSVMDGSEKSNNATRLISVEGTVTDVKELSLGIPDEFQLYQNYPNPFNPTTTIRFAIPQQSKVKIIVYDVIGREVIKLVDSEKPPGYYESSFKAEYLPSGIYIYQIITDGFNQAKKMILLK, encoded by the coding sequence ATGAAGAAATATTTTTTTTTATTGATTTGTTTTGTTGCAGTTCAATGGACATATGCACAAAGTACGATTACTATTAATCCTGGTACCTCGATAAGCATAGGTACTGGAAGCGCTGTTACTGCCGGATATAGAGACGGAACGCTGACAAATGCCGGTACTTTTAACGCAAGATCTATTACATTTGACCCGGTTGCAACAGCAGCCACATCTGTAACACAAACAAGTTTTAATGCAAATTGGAATTCCTCAGTTGGAGCCACTGGATATAAATTAGATGTATCTACAGATCCAAACTTCGGAACGTTTGTAACAGGTTATCAAAATTTGGATGTAGGTAACGTTATTACTTATTCTGTAAGTACAAATTTGTCTGCAGGATCAACTTATTACTATCGCCTAAGAGCATATGACATAGACGGCATAACAGGTTATTCAAATGTAATTACAGTTATGATGGCTCCTCCAAATCCGGTTGCGACTGCAGCAACAGGAATGACCGATCTAAGTTTTAATGCTAATTGGAATAGCATAACTGGTGCAACAGGCTATCGGCTGGATGTCTCAACAACAATAGGATTTAACGCAGGAACTTTTGTTGCTGGATTTGAAAACAAAGATGTTGATAATGTGACAGCGTACTCGGTTACAGGTCTTTCCGGGAATTCGACTTATTATTATAGAATCAGAGCTTATAATGGAAGCGGTGTGAGTAGTAATTCGGGAACTATAACTGTTTTAACAGCACCGGCAGCTTCAACAGCAACTTCAGCATCCACAATAACACAAACAAGTTTTTCGGCAAACTGGGATGCATCTGCCGGGTCAACTGGATATAGATTGGATGTAGCAACAGATGCTGGGTTTGGCGCTGGAACTTTTGTAACAGGTTTTCAAAATCTTGATGTTGGAAATGTTATTACTCATTCTGTAAATACAAGTCTGCTTGCTGGAACAACATATTATTACCGTGTAAAAGCTTATAGTGCAAGTGGTACAGGAAGTAATTCAAATACAATAAGTTTAATTACAATTCCGCCAAATCCAACAACTACTGCCGCATCGAATATTCAAATAACAAGTTTCAATGCAAACTGGAATGCATCAACTGGTGCAACAAAATATTATTTGGATGTATCAACCGATGTCGGTTTTGGTGCAGGAACTTATGTAACTGATTACGAAAACAAAGATGTCGGCAACGTATCAACATTTTCAGTAAATACAAATCTTTCAGGTGGAACAACATATTATTACAGAGTTCGTGCAAACAATGCCGGTGGAACGAGCGGCAATTCTGGAGTGATAACAGTTTTATTAATTCCGCCAAATCCAACTGCTATTGCGGCAACGGCATGGACACAAACAAGTTTTTCTGCAAACTGGGATGCATCCACAGGAGCTGCAAAATATTATTTAGATGTATCCACTAATTCGGGTTTTGCTGCTGGAACATTTGTAACGAATTATGAAAACAGAGATGTTGGAGGAGTAACAACATTTTCTGTAAATACAAATCTAACGGCTGGAACAATATATTATTACCGTGTGCGTGCTAACAATATAAGTGGAACTAGCGGTAACTCAAACACAATTGATTTGGTTACTATTCCACCAAATCCTACTGCTGTTGCAGCAACTAGTATTACCGAAGCAAGTTTTAACGCAAACTGGAATACATCACTTTCAGCAACCGGATACCGGCTTGATGTTTCAACAGATATAAATTTTGGTATCGGAAATTTTGTTGTTGGTTTCCTAGATAAAGATGTTGTTGGTACATCATGTTCTGTAACAGGTCTATTGGCAAATACAACTTATTATTATAGAGTAAGAGCTTATAACGGAAATGGAACAAGTGGAAATTCGGGAAACATAACGCAGCTAACAGCACCTGCTGTTCCGACAGCAACAGCAGCCACTTCAATTACACAAACAAGTTTCGATGCAAATTGGGATTCTTCGGCAGGAGCTACAGGTTACCGTTTAGATGTTTCGACAGACGTCGGTTTCGGCGCAGGTACTTTTGTAACTGGTTACCAGAATAAAGATGTTGGTAATGTTATAACTTTTTCGGTTAATACTTATTTGGTTGAAGGTAGTACATATTATTACCGCGTTCGTGCATACAGTGCTGGCGGAACGAGTACAAACTCTGGTACGATAAATTTGGTAACTATCCCCAAAGCGCCAATTGAAACAGAAGCAACTGCAATAAGTACTACAAGTTTCGATGCAAACTGGAATTCTTCAGCGAGTGCTACCGGTTACCGTTTAGATGTATCAACAAGTGCAGGTTTTGGTTCTTTTGTATCTGGTTATCAAAATAAAGATGTTGGTAAAGTTACAACTTCATCTGTGAATACAAATTTGGTTGAAGGTACAACCTATTATTACAGGATTCGTGCGTACAATACCGGAGGTACAAGTGGAAATTCAGGAGTTATCACAGTCTCAACTGTATCAACAGCGCCAACAGCAAATGCAGCAACGTTAATCGAACCAACAAGATTCACTTCAAATTGGAGTTCTGTTACCGGTGCAAGCGGTTATACGCTAGATGTTTCTACAGATAATTTATTTGGAAGTTTTGTAACCGGTTATAATAATATTGATGTGGGAAACGTTACTTCATTCGAAGTAACCGGATTGTCTAGAGGGATTACATATTATTACCGGGTTAGAGCATATAATGTTGGTGGTACAAGCGGAAATTCAAATACACGGTCGGTAAAAACTCTTTCACCAGCACCAATTGTTACTCCGGCAACATTGATAACCGGAACAAGTTTTTCCGCTAATTGGAATTCGGCAACTGGGGCTACAGGTTATTATCTTGATGTTGCAACCGATAATATTTTCACAAGTTTTGTAGCAGGTTTTAATAATAAAGACGTAAGCAATGTTACAACTTATTCTGTTCCAGGATTAACAGCTGGAAATACTTATTACTACCGCGTGCGTACATACAACACCAGCGGCACAGGTATGAATTCCAGCACAATAACAGTAGTGACCATTCCACCTGCGCCGGTTGAACTTGCAGCATCATCAATTACAAATAATAGCTTTGCTGCAAACTGGAATTCATCAGTCGGTGCAATTGGATATTATCTTGATGTTGCAACCGACATAGGGTTTTCAAGTTTAGTTGCCGGATTTAGCGGCAAAAATATTGGAGATGTTACAACATATTCAGTTACAGGACTATCGGCAAGTACCGGATATTTTTATAGAGTAAGAGCATATAATACAGGAGGAACGAGCGATGATTCGGGGAATGAAAATCCAACTACTCTCGCAAATCTTGTTTCTATACCTGCAGTGACACCGGCATCGAATATAGCAACAACAAGCTTTTCTGCAAATTGGAATTCTGTTACTGGTGCTACCAAATATTATCTTGATGTATCAACGGTTTCCGATTTTTCAACCTTTGTTACCGCTTGGAATAATGTTGATGTTGGTAATGTTGTAACAAATTCTGTCAGTACAAATTTAACAGCAGGAAATATATATTACTATCGTGTCAGGGCCTTTAATGCAAGTGGAACAAGTGGAAATTCAAACAAGATCCTGGTTAAAACAATTCCTTTGGCTCCGGCAGAACAAGCAGCTTCTGCAGTTGCAGCAACAAACTTCGATGCAAACTGGTCAGCATCAACAGGTGCAACCGGTTATTACCTTGATGTTTCAACAGATGTAAATTTTGGTGGTGGAAATTTTGTTGCCGGTTTTAACAATAGAGATGTAGGCAATGTTGTTACTTATGTTGTTACAGGTTTAACAGGAAGCACTCCGTATTATTACCACATAAGAGCTTACAACACAGGTGGTACGAGTGTAAACTCTGGGAGTATCAATCCCACAACTCTTGCCGGCGGTACTGTAATAGCTACAGCGGCAACAACAATAACAGGTATAAGCTTCGATGCAAATTGGAATGCATATGGCGGTGCTACAGGTTACAGATTAGATGTATCAACCGATCCCGGTTTTGGTGTAGGTACTTTTGTAATCGGTTATGATGATCAAGATGTAAATAATGTAATAACGTTTTCAGTTACCGGATTATCTAAAGGAACTAATTATTATTATAGAGTTAAAGCGTATAATGGCGGGGGAGAACTTGGAACCTCTGGAACTATAAACGTAATTACATTGCCCGATGCACCGACAGCAACTATAGCATCATCTGTTTCTGAAATTAGTTTTGACGCAAACTGGAATGCTACAACAAGTGCAACAGGTTATTACATTGATGTAGCAACCGACAATGGTTTTACAACTTTTGTAACTGGGTTCAATAATAAATATGTAAATAATGTAATTACATATTCAATTACAGGATTAACAGGAGGCACTACTTATTATTATAGAGTAAGAGCAAAAAACGGAAGTGGTACTGGCGAAAGTTCTTCAACAATTACGCCATTAACAGTTCCGCATAAACCATCAACAACATTTGCAACAGCCCTAACAAATAACAGCTTCAGCGCAAATTGGAATTCTTCTATCGGTGCAACAGGCTATTATCTTGATGTTGCGACTGATGTTGGGTTTACAAGTTTTGTTGTAGGATTTAATAATGAAGATGTTCTAAATGTTACATCTTATTCTGTAACAGGTTTATCAGGTGGAACAACTTACTACTATAGGATCCGAGCGTATAATGGAAGTGGAGTGAGCAATAATTCCGAAACATTTACAGCATTAACTTTGCCTTCAGCACCAACATCTACAAGTGCGACATCAGTTGCAAAAACAAGTTTCACTGCCAATTGGAATCCTTCGGTTGGTGCTATTAAGTATTATTTGGATGTCGCAACAACGAGCAATTTTACTGGAGGTACATATGCCAGCGGGTATCAAAATTTAGATGTTAGCTCAGCCGTTACTTTTTCTGTTTTAGGTTTAACAAGAGGAACAACTTATTATTATCGTGTACGCGCTTTCAACTCAAGCGGAACAAGCAGTAATTCGGATAATCAAACTGTTCTAACTTTTCCACCGGATCCAAATGTGCTTTCTGCGACTAATATACAAAGTGCGAGTTTCAGCGCAAACTGGAATGCTTCTACGAGCGCAACAGGATACAAATTAGATGTATCAACTGTTTCTAATTTTGCAAGTTTTGTCGGTGTATATAATGATTTTGATATTGGCAATTTTACAACTCGTTCTGTATCCGGATTGACTGCGGGAAACACTTATTATTACCGTGTTAGATCATATAACGGCAGTGGAACCAGTGACAATTCCGGAACAATGATAGTTTTAATTGCACCAGCAGTTCCAGTTGCAACTGTCGCCACTTCACTTGGTGAAGCAGGTTTTTCTGCAAATTGGAATTCAAGCAACGGAGCGGATGGATATAAAATTGATGTATCAACTGATGTTGGTTTTTCAAGCTTTGTAGGAGGATATAATAATAGAGATGTGGGTAGTGCAACAACATTTTCTATAACCGGGTTAAATAGCGGTTCAACTTATTATTATCAAGTAAGATCGTACAGCGGGGGAAGAACAAGTGGAAATTCAAATACTATAACTGCATTAACAAAACCAGTAGCACCTGTAGCAACTGCTGCATCATCAATCAACGAATCCAGTTTCAGCACAAACTGGAATTCATCAACAGGTGCAGCGAAGTACTATTTGGATGTTGCGACAGATAATGGATTCACAAGTTTTGTTGCCGGGTACAATAATAAAGATGTAGGCAACTTTACAACTTCTTCAGTAACCGGCTTAGCAGCAAATACTAATTACTATTATAGATTAAGATCCAATAATGCAAGCGGAACGAGCGGAAATTCTGGAACAATAAATGTTTTATCAGCACCAGCAGTACCAACAACAACAGCAGCAACATCAATTATCAATACTAGTTTTAATGCAAATTGGAATTCATCTGCAGGTGCTGCAGGATATAGATTGGATGTATCAACATTTTCAAATTTTATCAGCTTTGTTGGAATTTATAATAACAGCGATGTAGGTAATGTAACAACATATTCGGTTGTAGGACTCAGCGGAAGTACAACTTATTATTATCGGGTAAGAGCGTATAATGGAACTGGTACAAGCGGAAATTCCACATCAATTAATTTAACAACAGCTGTCGATCCTTCAGGTGTTCCAACAACTAATGCAGCAACAAATATTGCACAAACAAGTTTTTCGGCAAATTGGAATGCAGTGGCAGGTGCTGGTGGTTACAGGTTGGATGTATCAACCGATTGGAATTTTGGAGCAGGTACATTTGTAACAAATTTCGAAAATCGAGATGTTGGGAATTTGACAACTTATTCGGTGACAGGTTTAACAAATGGAACTACATATTATTACCGTCTGAGATCATACAATGTAAGCGGCACGAGCGGGAATTCAGGATCAAGAACTGTATTGACACTTCCAGGAACGCCAACAACAACTACAGCAACGTCTTTAGCAGCTACAAGTTTTAGTGCAAACTGGGATGCTTCAACGGGTGCAACAGGTTATTCTCTTGATGTTGCGACTGATGTTGGATTTACAAGTTTTGTCGCCGGGTTTAATAATAAAGATGTTTCGAATGTTACTACTTATTCAGTAACAAGTTTAGCTGGGGGAACAAATTATTATTACAGAGTACGCGCATATAATGGAAGCGGTGCAAGCGGAAATTCCGGAACTATTACTTTACTGACTTTACCATCATCGCCAACGGCTACAGCGGCAACATCGCTGGCAGAAACAACTTTTAACGCAAATTGGAATCCTGTTACGGGTGCTGACGGATATCGGTTAGATGTATCTACCGATATAGGATTTGGTGCTGGGACATTTGTATCAGGTTATCAAGATAAAGATGTTGTTGGAGGGACAACATCTGTGGTTTCAGGATTATCCGGAGGAACAAATTATTATTATAGAGTTAGAGCATATAACGGAAGCGGAACCAGCACTAATTCCATTTCGATAACTGCACTTACTTTATCGGATGTACCTACCGCAACTGCAGCCACATCAGTTGGTGAAACAAGTTTTTCTGCAAATTGGAATCCAGTAACAGGTGTAACTAAATATTATCTCGATGTTTCGACTGATGGGGGTTTTGGTGCCGGTACATTTGTAGCAGGTTACCAGGATAAAGATGTAAGTAACGTTACTACATATTCAGTAACAATTTTATCCATCAACACTAATTATTATTACAGAGTAAGATCATATAACGGAAGTGGAACAAGCGGAAATTCAAACACAATTAATGTTTTAACATCTCCTTCAGCACCAACTGCGACCTCTGCAACTTCATCTGGGGGATCTAGTTTTAATTCAAATTGGAATACAGTAATTAATGCAACTAAATATTATCTAGATGTTTCTGCGGATGCAGCATTCGGTGCCGGGTCATTCGAAACCAATTACGAAAATAAAGATGTTGGCAACGTTACTACATTTTCTGTCACTGATATTACAGGAGAAATAACTCATTATTATAGAGTTAGATCTTCAAATGGAAGCGGAATTAGTGATAACTCGGGAACGATAACAGTTTTAGGTGTACCTAATGCAACATCTGCAACGGCAGTTACCCAAACTAGTTTTTCAATAAATTGGGATCCGGTAATAAGTATAACAGGATATAGATTAGATGTTTCAACTGATATAAGTTTTGGAGCTGGTACGTTTGTAGCCGGTTATCAAAATAAAGATGTTGGAAACGTTACAACATTCCCGATTTCCGGTTTAACTCCAAATAGCGGTTATTATTATAGAGTTAGATCCTATGATTTGAGCAACACGAGCGGAAATTCAAATACTATTATTGTAAAAAATCTTCCTGTTGCACCTGTAGCAGTTAATGCAACAATAATAAAACAAAGTAGTTTCAGAGCAAATTGGAATGCACCATCAGGTGGGGCTTCCGGATATTTTATTGATGTTGCAACCGATGCCGGATTTGTTAATTATGTAACAGGCTACCAGAATAAAGTTGTATATAATGTTACATCGTTTGTTGTTAATAATATTGCTGCGGGAACTGATTACTATTATAGAGTACGAGCATATAATTCTTGGGGCAATTCTGATAACTCAAATATAATTATGTTGATCACAATCCCAGAAAATCCAACTGCTAAAGCAGCGATTAATATTACAAGCACGAGTTTTACTGCTAATTGGGATGATGTGATAGGTGCTAATAGATATTATCTTGATATTGCAACCGACCCCGGTTTCAGTAATATGTTGGATGGTTATAATAATAAGAATGTTGCTAATGTTACAGCTTTTTCCATAACAACCGTTGCCAAAAATACTTCATTCTATTATAGAATCAGATCAAACAATTCAACTGGAACAAGCAGTAATTCAAATACTATTTCATTGGCAACTTTACCAAACTATGCGCCAATAACGAGCGGAATCGAAGCATCACCATTAGATTTTACAGAAGGCGAACTCCCTCAACAGATTACAGCTACAATAACAGTTAATGATTTGGATAATTTGAACCTTGAAAACGCGGTTATTCAGATAACAACAAATTATCAAAACGGTGAGGATATATTAAGTTTTACAAATCAAAATGGAATTACTGGGGAATGGAATAGTGTAAATGGATCTATGACTTTAAATGGGACTGCAACTCTTGCCAATTATCAAACTGCAATACGTGATGTGAAATATAAAAACGTAAGCAACCACCCGAAAAAAAATGTTAGAACAGTAAATTTTACAGTCAACGATGGAAATATCAACAGCAATGTTTCAACAAGGGAAATTTCAATCACATCAATCAATACACCTCCAGTGATATCTAATATTGAATCTGATCCTATTGAATATAAAATAAAACAAAGCCTCTATACTTTAACTAATACAATTGTTGTTGAAGATGTTGATGATGATAATAATGGTAGCGCGATAATTTCTATTACGGAAAATTATCGAGAAGGTGAAGATGAACTGGTTTTTAATAATCAAAATCAAATTACAGGAGAATGGAATTCAAGTAAAGGTATATTAAGTTTGCATGGACACGGTTCGGTTAATAATTATCAAGCAGCGCTTCGCACTGTGAGTTATAGGAACAATAAAATAGTCCCGAACAAAAATAATAGAACGATAAACATTACATTTAACGATGGTGATGATAATAGCAACTCTCTTTTTAAGGGAATTAAATTTACTTCCGGAAACATCGCACCATTATTGTCAGATATAGAAAAAAGTAAAATAAATTATTCACTTAATAGTGATCGGGTAACAGTTAGTGATAGCATCGTTATTTCTGACTCAGATGATTTATTTCTGCAAAGCGGGGAAGTAAAAATTGAAGAAGGTTTTCTAGTTGGGGAAGATGTACTTCAGTTTGAAGCACCTCAAAATATTAATGCGCTTTACAATTTGGCAACCGGTACTTTAACATTATCCGGTCAAGGAGACTTCGCAACTTATCAAAATATTTTTAGATCTGTAAAGTATAAAAATATAAAAGGGACTGATGCAACGAAATCAACTAAGACAGTTGTTTTTTCTGTAATGGATGGAAGTGAAAAGAGCAACAATGCAACAAGACTAATTTCTGTTGAAGGAACAGTGACGGATGTTAAAGAACTTTCGCTTGGAATTCCGGACGAGTTTCAACTATACCAAAATTATCCAAATCCATTTAACCCGACAACTACAATAAGATTTGCTATACCGCAGCAATCTAAAGTAAAAATTATTGTATATGATGTAATCGGAAGAGAAGTAATAAAACTTGTAGATTCGGAAAAGCCGCCCGGTTATTATGAGTCATCATTTAAGGCGGAATATTTACCAAGCGGAATTTACATCTATCAAATTATTACAGATGGATTTAATCAAGCTAAGAAAATGATTCTATTAAAATAG